The following are encoded in a window of Pangasianodon hypophthalmus isolate fPanHyp1 chromosome 14, fPanHyp1.pri, whole genome shotgun sequence genomic DNA:
- the ywhag2 gene encoding 14-3-3 protein gamma-2: MVDREQLVQKARLAEQAERYDDMAAAMKSVTELNEALSNEERNLLSVAYKNVVGARRSSWRVISSIEQKTSADGNEKKIEMVRAYREKIEKELEAVCQDVLSLLDNYLIKNCSDAQHESKVFYLKMKGDYYRYLAEVATGEKRSTVVESSEKAYNEAHEISKEHMQPTHPIRLGLALNYSVFYYEIQNAPEQACHLAKTAFDDAIAELDTLNEDSYKDSTLIMQLLRDNLTLWTSDQQDDEGGEGNN, encoded by the exons ATGGTTGACCGTGAACAGCTGGTTCAAAAAGCTCGACTAGCTGAGCAGGCGGAGAGATATGATGATATGGCAGCAGCCATGAAATCG gTAACAGAGCTGAACGAAGCTTTGTCTAATGAGGAGAGAAACCTCCTTTCTGTGGCGTACAAGAACGTGGTAGGTGCGCGCCGCTCCTCCTGGAGGGTGATCTCTAGCATTGAGCAGAAGACCTCAGCTGACGGCAACGAAAAGAAGATTGAGATGGTGCGAGCCTACCGTGAGAAGATTGAGAAAGAGCTGGAGGCTGTGTGCCAAGATGTGCTCAGCCTGCTCGACAACTATCTGATCAAGAACTGCAGCGATGCACAGCATGAAAGCAAGGTGTTCTACCTGAAGATGAAGGGTGACTACTACCGCTACCTGGCAGAGGTGGCTACAGGCGAGAAGCGATCCACAGTGGTGGAGTCTTCCGAAAAGGCATACAATGAGGCGCATGAGATCAGCAAAGAACACATGCAGCCCACACACCCCATCCGCCTGGGCCTGGCACTCAACTACTCGGTTTTCTACTATGAGATCCAGAATGCACCAGAGCAGGCATGTCACCTGGCCAAGACAGCATTTGATGATGCCATCGCTGAGCTCGACACCCTCAACGAGGACTCCTACAAAGACTCCACGCTCATCATGCAGCTGCTCCGAGACAACTTGACACTGTGGACGAGCGATCAGCAGGATGACGAGGGCGGCGAGGGCAACAACTAA
- the ca4b gene encoding carbonic anhydrase 4b, translating to MQIFWCLLVSMLGVTEGADWCYKSQVSCENKCKGPDEWKDIASTCGSEHQSPVNIVTKRVVTNNLTPFRFQGYQHAFHSIITNNGHTVKVNLSGDAVIDGAGLSENYKAVEVHFHWGKNGGPGSEHTIDGEQYPMEMHIVHIKQMYSSVQEAINDSSGVAVLGFLYEESESANKKYESIINALPNITLPGNKSTLGPVSLDMLIPSHDTLMHYFRYKGSLTTPDCAESVIWTVFENTIKLSKMQLSAFSDLWFENGIAMTETFRPVQPLNGRDIFYSGSNTASVSTVLVVSTLIISFLTL from the exons ATGCAAATCTTTTGGTGTCTTTTGGTGTCTATGTTGGGGGTGACTGAGGGTGCAG ATTGGTGCTATAAATCCCAGGTCTCCTGTGAAAACAAATGCAAAG GGCCAGATGAATGGAAGGACATAGCATCAACCTGTGGCAGCGAACACCAGTCACCTGTTAACATTGTAACAAAAAGGGTGGTTACTAACAACCTGACCCCCTTCAGATTTCAAGGTTACCAACATGCTTTCCACAGCATTATCACAAATAATGGTCACACAG TCAAGGTTAACTTGTCAGGTGATGCTGTGATTGATGGTGCAGGGCTCAGCGAAAATTACAAAGCAGTGGAAGTCCATTTTCATTGGGGCAAGAATGGTGGTCCAGGATCAGAGCACACTATTGATGGAGAGCAATACCCTATggag ATGCATATCGTTCATATAAAGCAAATGTACAGTTCTGTTCAAGAGGCTATTAATGACTCATCTGGTGTAGCAGTTCTTGGATTTTTGTAcgag GAATCAGAAAGTGCAAACAAGAAATATGAGTCCATCATAAATGCTCTGCCTAACATCACACTCCCTG GCAACAAATCCACGCTAGGACCTGTGAGTCTGGATATGCTTATTCCTTCCCACGATACGCTGATGCACTACTTCCGCTATAAGGGCTCTCTGACTACCCCTGACTGTGCAGAATCAGTAATTTGGACTGTATTTGAAAACACTATTAAACTCAGCAAGATGCAA CTGTCTGCATTCTCTGATCTCTGGTTTGAAAACGGGATTGCCATGACTGAAACATTTCGCCCTGTGCAGCCACTCAATGGTCGAGACATCTTTTACTCTGGAAGCAATACTGCATCTGTCAGCACAGTACTAGTTGTTAGTACTTTAATCATTTCCTTTTTGACTCTTTAG